The following are from one region of the Chionomys nivalis chromosome 16, mChiNiv1.1, whole genome shotgun sequence genome:
- the LOC130888165 gene encoding olfactory receptor 13F1, translated as MVQANWTSVTVFFFLGFSHYPKVEVVIFVLCLLMYLTTLLGNTILISITILDSHLHTPMYFFLSNLSFLDIWYTSSALIPMLANFILGKNTISFSGCASQMYFSLAMGSTECVLLSMMAYDRYVAICNPLRYPIIINRRVCVQIAGSSWLTGCLTALVETGPVLQLSLCGNSIINHFTCEILALLKMACVDTSMVQLIMLVISIVLLPLPMLLICVSYAFILSNILRISSVDGRSKAFSTCAAHLTVVVLFYGTALSMYLKPSAVNSQEIDKFMALIYAGLTPMLNPIIYSLRNKEVKMAVKKLLIRNPFNAILTSVLK; from the coding sequence ATGGTCCAGGCAAATTGGACCTCTGTCACAGTATTTTTCTTCCTGGGATTTTCCCATTACCCCAAAGTTGAAGTCGTCATATTTGTCCTGTGTCTGCTGATGTACCTGACTACCTTGCTGGGAAATACTATTCTGATCTCCATCACCATCCTAGATTCTCACCTACACActcccatgtactttttcctcaGTAACCTCTCCTTTCTGGACATCTGGTATACCTCTTCTGCTCTCATTCCAATGTTGGCAAACTTTATTTTGGGGAAAAACACCATCTCATTCTCAGGATGTGCTTCTCAGATGTATTTCTCTCTTGCCATGGGCTCCACTGAATGTGTGCTCCTCTCCATGATGGCCTATGACAGGTATGTGGCAATCTGCAATCCCCTAAGATATCCTATCATTATAAACAGGAGAGTCTGTGTGCAGATTGCAGGCAGTTCCTGGCTGACAGGATGCCTCACTGCCTTGGTGGAAACTGGACCTGTACTTCAGCTGTCTCTCTGTGGCAACAGCATCATCAATCATTTTACCTGCGAAATTCTGGCCCTCTTGAAAATGGCTTGTGTAGACACATCCATGGTACAGTTAATCATGTTGGTCATCAGCATCGTTCTTCTCCCATTGCCAATGCTGCTTATTTGTGTCTCCTATGCATTCATCCTCTCCAACATTTTGAGGATCAGCTCAGTGGATGGACGAAGCAAAGCGTTTTCAACATGTGCAGCCCACTTGACTGTGGTGGTTCTGTTCTATGGGACAGCTCTCTCCATGTACCTGAAGCCCTCAGCTGTAAACTCACAGGAAATAGATAAATTTATGGCTTTGATATACGCTGGATTAACACCGATGCTGAATCCTATTATCTATAGTTTACggaacaaagaagtaaaaatggcTGTGAAAAAATTGCTGATTAGAAATCCCTTTAATGCTATCTTGACTTCTGTCCTCAAATAA